In [Mycobacterium] stephanolepidis, the genomic window CAGGTACATGAGCAGATTCGTGGCGACATCGGTGCGTCCGCGGTTGACCTGCGGTGCCGGTGCGGGGTCTCCGATGATGGTGCCGACCCCCCAGACGCTGGAATCCAACACCCCCATCAGGCCGATCAGGTCGCCGTTGGCGCAGGCGGTCACGAATTTTTCGATCAGCTCCCGGTGCTCAGCACGGGTGACGTCACCAATGCGCGACGACGACTGCTGAAATCTGGTCCGGGCGCGCCGGGCAAGCTGGCGGCACGTGCCCACCGGGCGACCCACCGTCGACGCGATCTCTTCGAACGGGACTCCGAATACGTCATGCAAGACGAACGCGACCCGCTCGCCGGGACTGAGCGCTCGCAACACCTCCCACAGGGCACCTCGCACCTCGTCGTCCAGAGTGACCCTGTCGACCGGATCTGCAGTCGACGAAACATAGAGCGGTGCAACGGATTCCACTATCGACGCGATGCCCGTCTGCTCGCGGCGCATACGTGCCGAACGCAGCTGGTCCAGGCACAACCGACCGGTCACCACCGATAACCACGCACGCGGCTCGTCGATCTGCGTCTCATCCGCGCGGGCCAGCCGCACGAACGCTTCTTGGACGCAGTCCTCGGCATCGCCGACATCGCCGAGCATCTGATAGGCGAGATTCACCAGGTAGGGGTAATGCTCGCGCCAGGCCGCGGCCACCAGCGCGTCGTGCGTGGACGAGAAACTCATGTCACTGCGACGATTCCACGGCCGGGAAAGTTACCAAGCCAACCGGGCAAATCTCGTAACTTTGCGCGCTCGCGTCCCGTCGTACTCATGTGGCCGCTTTGGCCGAAACATGCAGAGCCATCCGAACCTCCCGAATTGGAGTATCCGACATGACAATTCTCGTCACCGGCGCAACAGGCAATGTGGGGCGCCCGCTGGTGGACCTACTGGCAAGGGCGGGCGCCGAGGTACGCGCGGTCACCCGCCACCCCGAGCATGGGGATTTCTCGCCGCAGGTGAAAACCATCGAGTCGGCGCGCGCCGGTATCAGCGGCGCCACCGCCATCTTCCTGAATTCCCGGGCCCTTGGGGAAGATCTCGCCGATTTTGTGGATCAGGCTGTACGCGAAGGAGTTACCCGCCTGGTTGCCCTTTCGGCGATCAACTGCGACGACGACTTCTCCCGACAACCGTCGCGGTTCCGTGGCGACCGAAACAAGGAGGTGGAACAGTACGCGGTCGGTTCCGGAGTGGAGTGGGTGAGCTTGCGCCCAACCATCTTCGCGTCGAATTTCCTCGGGATGTGGGCGGGCCAGCTCACGGCGGGCAACGTGGTCCGGGGACCGCATGCGTCCGCCTCAAGCGCCCCGATCGCGGATCGGGACATCTCCGAGATCGCGGCGCACGCGCTGCTCACGGACGACCTCGTCGGGCAGCGCATTCCGCTGACCGGTCCGCAGGCATTCACCAACACCGATCTCGTCGCGGTACTCGGGGATGTTCTGCATCGGCCGTTGGAGTACCTGCAGGTTTCCGACGATCTCGTGCGTCAGCACTTCG contains:
- the sigI gene encoding RNA polymerase sigma factor SigI → MSFSSTHDALVAAAWREHYPYLVNLAYQMLGDVGDAEDCVQEAFVRLARADETQIDEPRAWLSVVTGRLCLDQLRSARMRREQTGIASIVESVAPLYVSSTADPVDRVTLDDEVRGALWEVLRALSPGERVAFVLHDVFGVPFEEIASTVGRPVGTCRQLARRARTRFQQSSSRIGDVTRAEHRELIEKFVTACANGDLIGLMGVLDSSVWGVGTIIGDPAPAPQVNRGRTDVATNLLMYLGHGATLVGGPFGQPVLLAFMQRRLFAVVTLTVRDGVVLKIEATADPAARGR
- a CDS encoding NmrA family NAD(P)-binding protein; translation: MTILVTGATGNVGRPLVDLLARAGAEVRAVTRHPEHGDFSPQVKTIESARAGISGATAIFLNSRALGEDLADFVDQAVREGVTRLVALSAINCDDDFSRQPSRFRGDRNKEVEQYAVGSGVEWVSLRPTIFASNFLGMWAGQLTAGNVVRGPHASASSAPIADRDISEIAAHALLTDDLVGQRIPLTGPQAFTNTDLVAVLGDVLHRPLEYLQVSDDLVRQHFAGLGFATEFADAYLAMQAATVTVPAVVTQEVNRILGRSAEPFAAWADRFRAEFTYPESAPRNR